One Prodigiosinella aquatilis DNA window includes the following coding sequences:
- the fruA gene encoding PTS fructose transporter subunit IIBC yields MKTLLIIDKSLGLAKSRLVKNLLGSAAVKAGLTLTEQLSDAELAIVLGATAQTDSGLNGKNVYVGDVELALSQPDAFLEKAKAESKPYQASPIAAATPSAAKRIVAITACPTGVAHTFMAAEAIETEAKKRGWWVKVETRGSVGAGNPITPEEVEQADLVIVAADIEVDLSKFAGKKMYRTSTGLALKKTAQELDKAAVEAVVYQPSGQSNSASTGGSQKGGTGPYRHLLTGVSYMLPVVVAGGLCIALSFVFGITAFKEPGTLAAALMKIGGGSAFALMVPVLAGYIAFSIADRPGLAPGMVGGMLAVSTGAGFLGGIIAGFLAGYLARAINNHVKLPQSMDALKPILIIPLIATLITGLIMIYVVGTPVAKILTGLTNWLQTMGTANAIILGAILGGMMCTDMGGPVNKVAYVFGTTLLSSQIYAPMAAVMAAGMVPPLAMGLATIVAGKKFTDTEREGGKAALILGLCFISEGAIPYAARDPMRVIPSCILGGALTGALSMAIGAKLMAPHGGLFVLLIPGAITPVFGYLFSILAGTVVTGLLYAALKRTDEQLMKAA; encoded by the coding sequence ATGAAAACGCTGCTGATAATAGATAAATCACTGGGACTGGCGAAAAGCCGTCTGGTGAAGAACCTACTCGGCTCTGCCGCTGTGAAAGCAGGTCTTACTCTTACCGAACAACTTTCAGATGCTGAACTGGCTATTGTGTTGGGTGCTACGGCACAGACAGACAGTGGTCTGAATGGCAAAAATGTGTATGTCGGTGATGTAGAGCTGGCACTTAGCCAGCCAGATGCGTTCCTGGAAAAAGCCAAAGCTGAATCCAAACCGTATCAGGCATCACCTATCGCGGCGGCTACGCCTTCAGCGGCGAAGCGCATCGTGGCGATCACCGCCTGTCCAACCGGTGTCGCTCATACATTTATGGCGGCGGAAGCCATTGAAACCGAAGCTAAAAAACGTGGCTGGTGGGTTAAAGTAGAAACTCGCGGATCCGTAGGTGCCGGTAACCCCATTACACCAGAAGAGGTCGAACAGGCTGATTTGGTGATTGTGGCGGCCGATATCGAAGTTGACTTGAGTAAGTTCGCCGGTAAAAAAATGTACCGTACCTCAACCGGACTGGCGCTGAAGAAAACGGCGCAAGAGCTGGACAAGGCAGCGGTAGAAGCCGTGGTGTATCAGCCTTCCGGTCAAAGCAATAGTGCCTCTACCGGCGGATCTCAGAAAGGTGGTACCGGTCCTTATCGTCACCTGTTGACCGGTGTGTCCTACATGCTGCCGGTCGTGGTAGCCGGTGGTTTGTGTATCGCACTGTCGTTCGTGTTCGGTATTACTGCCTTTAAAGAACCCGGGACGTTGGCTGCGGCACTGATGAAGATCGGTGGTGGTTCGGCCTTTGCACTGATGGTTCCGGTACTGGCAGGTTACATCGCCTTCTCGATTGCTGACCGTCCTGGTCTGGCACCTGGTATGGTCGGCGGCATGCTGGCGGTCAGCACGGGTGCAGGTTTCCTCGGTGGTATTATTGCTGGTTTCCTGGCTGGTTATCTGGCCCGTGCAATCAATAATCATGTGAAGCTGCCACAAAGTATGGATGCGTTGAAACCTATCCTGATTATTCCGCTGATCGCTACGCTGATTACCGGTCTGATCATGATTTATGTGGTAGGGACACCGGTTGCGAAGATTTTGACCGGGCTGACGAACTGGCTGCAAACCATGGGAACCGCGAACGCCATCATTTTGGGTGCGATCCTTGGTGGCATGATGTGTACCGATATGGGTGGTCCGGTGAACAAGGTTGCCTATGTGTTCGGCACCACGCTGCTCAGTAGTCAGATTTATGCACCAATGGCGGCGGTCATGGCGGCTGGTATGGTGCCACCGCTGGCAATGGGTCTGGCGACCATTGTCGCCGGGAAGAAATTTACGGATACCGAGCGTGAAGGGGGTAAAGCCGCGCTGATTCTGGGCTTGTGCTTCATCTCTGAAGGGGCGATTCCGTATGCTGCCCGTGACCCGATGCGTGTAATACCGAGTTGTATTCTGGGTGGCGCACTGACCGGTGCGTTGTCGATGGCTATCGGTGCTAAACTGATGGCGCCACACGGTGGTCTGTTCGTGCTGCTGATTCCGGGTGCAATTACACCGGTGTTCGGTTACCTGTTTTCGATCCTGGCAGGTACAGTGGTTACCGGTCTGCTGTACGCGGCGCTGAAACGCACTGACGAGCAGTTGATGAAAGCTGCTTGA
- the nfo gene encoding deoxyribonuclease IV, translated as MKYVGAHVSASGGVDQAVIRAHELNATAFALFTKNQRQWQAAPLTPEIIGQFKAACVQYGYTSAQILPHDSYLINLGHPDDEALQKSRIAFIDEMHRCQQLGLTMLNFHPGSHLRQITERQCLARIAESINIALEAIQGVTAVIENTAGQGSNLGFRFEQLAEIIHQVEDKSRVGVCIDTCHAFAGGYDLRTEADCDHTFAELENVVGFTYLKGMHLNDAKSEFGSRVDRHHSLGEGNIGKTVFSYIMRDPRFDGIPLILETINSAIWAEEIAWLKSQQSGN; from the coding sequence ATGAAATATGTCGGTGCTCATGTCAGTGCATCCGGTGGTGTCGACCAGGCGGTAATCCGCGCCCATGAACTTAATGCCACGGCGTTTGCGCTGTTTACAAAAAATCAGCGCCAATGGCAGGCGGCACCGCTTACACCGGAGATTATCGGGCAGTTCAAGGCCGCCTGTGTCCAGTATGGCTATACATCCGCGCAAATACTTCCTCACGACAGTTATTTGATTAACCTAGGTCATCCGGATGATGAAGCACTGCAAAAATCCCGTATCGCATTTATTGATGAAATGCACCGTTGCCAGCAACTGGGACTGACGATGCTCAATTTTCATCCCGGTAGCCATTTACGCCAGATAACGGAGCGTCAGTGTCTGGCGCGGATTGCGGAATCCATCAACATTGCCCTCGAAGCAATCCAGGGTGTCACCGCCGTGATCGAAAATACCGCCGGTCAGGGCAGTAACCTGGGATTTCGTTTTGAACAGCTGGCGGAAATTATCCACCAGGTTGAAGACAAAAGCCGGGTAGGTGTCTGTATTGATACCTGCCACGCATTTGCGGGTGGTTATGATCTGCGCACCGAGGCCGATTGTGACCATACGTTTGCCGAACTGGAAAACGTAGTGGGCTTCACATACTTGAAAGGGATGCATCTCAATGATGCCAAAAGCGAGTTCGGTAGTCGGGTTGACCGCCATCATAGTCTGGGAGAGGGCAACATTGGCAAAACGGTGTTCAGCTATATCATGCGTGATCCTCGTTTTGATGGCATTCCACTCATTCTTGAAACTATCAATTCCGCTATCTGGGCAGAAGAGATCGCCTGGCTGAAATCTCAGCAGTCCGGCAACTGA
- a CDS encoding YeiH family protein, producing the protein MLSLASRVLLQKPRFAVKHIATGMILISLMTVLMLCLANQPTIATWGLGSLTLAILGGMVLGNTVYPRLHPRCDAGVQWAKHHLLRWGIILYGFKLSFQQITSIGATGITIDILTLTSTFLLACWIGQRWFKLDQQTVFLIGAGSSICGAAAVLATAPVLKGPADKIAVAVSTVVIFGTTAMFLYPWIYHFILHYSGSLFTPQTFGIYLGSTVHEVAQVVAAGHAISPETENVAVIGKMLRVMMLAPFLLILSFWLKQKQPVTESTEKAAPLIFPWFALGFILMAAFNSFALLPTSWVKGIVHLDNILLTMAMVALGIATRFSAIKQAGLKPILLALLLFIWLIFGGAAINLGIEHLFAA; encoded by the coding sequence ATGCTTTCTCTTGCTTCCAGGGTATTGCTTCAAAAACCACGATTTGCCGTCAAACACATCGCTACCGGTATGATACTGATCAGTTTGATGACCGTACTGATGCTCTGTCTGGCCAACCAACCGACTATCGCCACCTGGGGCCTTGGCTCCCTGACGCTGGCTATTTTGGGGGGCATGGTACTGGGAAATACAGTTTATCCCCGGTTACATCCCCGCTGTGATGCTGGAGTACAATGGGCAAAACACCACTTGTTACGATGGGGTATCATTCTGTATGGCTTTAAACTCAGTTTTCAGCAAATTACTTCAATTGGCGCAACCGGTATCACCATCGATATCCTGACGTTAACATCCACTTTTCTGCTCGCCTGCTGGATTGGACAACGGTGGTTCAAGCTTGATCAGCAAACGGTATTCTTGATCGGTGCCGGCAGCAGCATCTGCGGTGCTGCGGCAGTTCTCGCCACTGCACCGGTATTAAAAGGCCCGGCGGATAAAATAGCCGTTGCCGTTTCTACCGTCGTTATTTTTGGTACTACGGCCATGTTTCTTTATCCCTGGATTTATCATTTCATTCTTCATTATAGCGGCAGCTTATTTACCCCGCAGACTTTCGGCATATATCTTGGCTCGACCGTTCACGAAGTCGCCCAGGTGGTTGCCGCCGGTCATGCCATTAGCCCGGAAACAGAGAATGTCGCGGTAATTGGCAAAATGTTGCGCGTCATGATGTTGGCCCCCTTTCTACTGATCCTCAGCTTTTGGCTGAAACAGAAACAGCCGGTGACGGAATCCACCGAAAAGGCCGCACCGTTGATTTTCCCTTGGTTCGCCCTGGGCTTTATTTTGATGGCAGCCTTTAATTCCTTTGCATTATTGCCCACATCATGGGTGAAGGGCATCGTTCACCTGGATAACATACTATTGACCATGGCTATGGTCGCATTGGGTATTGCTACCCGTTTCAGCGCGATAAAACAGGCCGGTCTCAAACCCATTCTGTTAGCACTGTTGCTGTTTATCTGGCTGATTTTCGGCGGGGCCGCTATCAATCTGGGAATAGAACATCTGTTTGCAGCATGA
- the yieE gene encoding DNA-binding transcriptional regulator YeiE, translating into MHITLRQLEVFTEVLKSGSTTQASVVLSLSQSAVSAALADLESQLGVQLFDRVGKRLVVNEHGRLLYPKALSLLEQSSEIELLFRKGNGALRIYASSTIGNYLMPEMIARYRQDYPHIPLELHVGNTQDVVTAVATLSVDLGLIEGPCHHPDLITTPWMEDELVVFCAPGNPLINETFTLQHLADAPWILRERGSGTREVLDHLLLTRLPHFRLVMELGNSEAIKHAVRHGIGISCLSRHVIAEQLAAGTLVELPIPLPRLVRTLYLVHHRQKHLSSVLQCFLGYCQAA; encoded by the coding sequence ATGCATATAACATTACGTCAGTTGGAAGTTTTTACTGAAGTGTTGAAAAGCGGTTCGACGACTCAGGCATCCGTCGTGTTATCGCTTTCTCAATCGGCCGTCAGTGCCGCGTTGGCTGATTTGGAAAGTCAACTTGGGGTGCAGTTGTTTGATCGTGTAGGAAAGCGACTGGTGGTGAATGAACATGGTCGTCTGCTCTATCCCAAAGCACTGTCATTGTTGGAGCAATCCTCTGAGATTGAGTTGTTATTTCGTAAAGGCAATGGTGCGTTGCGCATTTATGCCAGTAGCACCATTGGTAATTACTTAATGCCCGAAATGATCGCCCGCTATCGCCAGGATTACCCGCATATCCCCCTGGAGTTACATGTGGGTAATACCCAGGATGTGGTCACGGCGGTGGCGACGTTGAGTGTAGACCTGGGGTTGATCGAAGGGCCGTGCCATCACCCGGATCTGATTACCACACCCTGGATGGAAGATGAACTGGTGGTGTTCTGTGCTCCCGGAAATCCGCTGATTAATGAGACATTTACACTTCAACACCTGGCTGATGCACCGTGGATCCTGCGAGAGCGAGGTTCGGGTACGCGTGAAGTTCTGGACCACCTATTGCTAACGCGCCTGCCTCATTTCCGTCTGGTGATGGAGTTGGGGAACTCTGAGGCGATCAAACATGCGGTGCGGCATGGTATTGGCATCAGCTGCTTATCCCGGCATGTTATCGCCGAGCAACTCGCGGCGGGGACGTTGGTTGAGCTGCCAATACCGTTGCCTCGGCTGGTCCGAACCCTGTACCTGGTACATCACCGGCAGAAACATCTTTCCAGTGTGCTGCAATGTTTTCTGGGATATTGTCAGGCGGCGTAG
- a CDS encoding amino acid permease: MAQYDIQAPGQGGTMLRRELKARHLTMIAIGGSIGTGLFVASGATVSQAGPGGALLSYALIGLMVYFLMTSLGELAAFMPVAGSFSTYGAQYVEEGFGFALGWNYWYNWAVTIAVELVAAQLVMGYWFPDFPGWVWSALFLSVMFLLNAISVKGFGEAEYWFSLIKVVTVVVFIGVGILMIVGILRGGEHAGWHNWQIGDAPFVGGFSAMIGVAMIAGFSFQGTELIGVAAGESKDPHINIPRAIRQVFWRILLFYVLAILIISLIIPYTDPNLLRNDVKDISVSPFTLVFENAGLLSAAAMMNTVILTAVLSAGNSGMYASTRMLYNLATEGKAPALFAKLSTGGVPRNALYATTAVAALCFLSSMYGNQTVYLWLLNTSGMTGFIAWLGIAVSHYRFRRGYVKQGRDLGELPYRSGLFPLGPVFAFVLCLIITLGQNYQAFLSDKIDWYSVTATYIGIPLFLVIWFGYKLLKGTRVVKYEEMTFPETSVNHASD; encoded by the coding sequence ATGGCTCAGTATGATATTCAAGCCCCGGGACAGGGGGGCACCATGCTCCGCCGTGAGCTAAAAGCACGGCATCTCACCATGATCGCGATCGGTGGTTCGATTGGTACCGGTTTATTTGTGGCTTCCGGTGCTACGGTTTCTCAGGCCGGGCCTGGCGGCGCGTTATTATCTTATGCGCTGATTGGCTTGATGGTTTATTTTTTAATGACCAGCCTCGGCGAGCTTGCCGCTTTTATGCCGGTTGCCGGCTCTTTTTCCACCTACGGCGCACAATATGTAGAAGAAGGCTTCGGTTTCGCGCTGGGCTGGAACTATTGGTATAACTGGGCGGTCACCATCGCAGTGGAACTGGTGGCGGCACAATTGGTGATGGGCTATTGGTTTCCAGATTTCCCTGGCTGGGTGTGGAGCGCACTATTTTTGTCGGTGATGTTTTTGTTGAATGCCATTTCGGTAAAAGGTTTTGGCGAGGCGGAATACTGGTTCTCTTTAATTAAGGTCGTCACCGTTGTGGTCTTCATCGGCGTGGGTATCCTGATGATCGTCGGTATTTTACGGGGTGGCGAGCATGCGGGTTGGCATAACTGGCAGATTGGCGATGCGCCGTTTGTCGGTGGATTTTCTGCCATGATTGGCGTGGCGATGATCGCCGGTTTTTCCTTCCAGGGAACCGAGTTGATCGGGGTTGCTGCCGGTGAATCTAAAGATCCACACATCAACATTCCGCGTGCTATCCGACAGGTGTTCTGGCGTATCCTGCTGTTCTATGTTCTCGCTATTCTGATTATCAGTTTGATCATTCCTTATACTGATCCTAATCTGCTGCGTAACGACGTGAAAGACATCAGCGTCAGCCCGTTTACGTTGGTGTTTGAGAACGCTGGTTTGTTATCCGCAGCGGCGATGATGAACACGGTTATCCTGACTGCCGTGCTGTCAGCCGGGAACTCGGGGATGTATGCTTCTACCCGGATGCTGTATAACCTGGCGACGGAAGGTAAAGCGCCGGCATTGTTCGCCAAATTGTCCACAGGTGGCGTGCCGCGTAATGCACTGTATGCGACCACCGCAGTAGCCGCGCTCTGCTTTTTGAGTTCGATGTATGGTAATCAGACGGTCTACCTATGGTTGCTCAATACGTCGGGTATGACAGGTTTTATTGCCTGGCTTGGGATCGCCGTCAGCCATTACCGTTTTCGGCGTGGTTATGTTAAGCAAGGGCGTGATCTGGGCGAACTGCCATACCGTTCCGGTTTATTCCCGTTGGGACCGGTTTTCGCGTTTGTGCTGTGCCTGATTATCACCCTTGGCCAGAATTATCAGGCATTTCTGTCAGATAAGATCGACTGGTATTCCGTCACCGCGACTTACATCGGTATCCCGCTGTTTCTGGTTATCTGGTTTGGGTATAAGCTGCTGAAAGGCACGCGAGTCGTGAAATACGAAGAAATGACATTCCCTGAAACATCGGTCAATCACGCATCGGATTGA
- a CDS encoding sugar transporter: MESAIPSRSTAWMRVVTLAIAAFIFNTTEFIPVGLLSDIAQSFSMRSEDVGLMITIYAWIVAGMSLICMLLTSKIERRKLLIALFSLFIVSHILSAVAWNFTVLIISRAGVALAHSVFWSITASLAIRMAPPGKRAQALSLLATGSALAMVFGLPLGRIVGQYLGWRVTFIAIAVGATIALILLARLLPVLPSEHSGSLASVPILFKRPELVTVYMLTIMVVTANFTAYSYIEPFIQNVAGLPGSFTTLILLLFGAAGILGSVLYSRYSERFPSGFIIGAMVMLLASLLLLLPAAGHRLSLTLLCVIWGVSIMAIGLSMQSKVLNLAPDASDIAMSIFSGLYNFGIGSGALLGNQVSLHIGMDKIGYIGAPLALIALGWCLFSFYHNTRLVNFRMKKAHNPDVHSIR, from the coding sequence ATGGAATCCGCCATTCCATCACGCTCCACAGCCTGGATGCGCGTTGTCACCCTGGCTATCGCTGCCTTTATTTTTAATACCACTGAATTTATCCCTGTCGGGCTACTGAGTGACATCGCACAAAGCTTTTCCATGAGAAGCGAGGATGTTGGACTGATGATCACTATCTATGCCTGGATAGTGGCAGGGATGTCACTTATCTGTATGTTGCTGACCAGCAAGATAGAACGTCGTAAATTACTGATTGCCTTGTTTAGCCTGTTTATCGTCAGTCATATTCTCTCCGCCGTGGCCTGGAACTTCACGGTTCTGATCATTTCACGTGCCGGAGTAGCACTGGCCCACTCGGTTTTTTGGTCAATCACCGCATCACTGGCCATTCGTATGGCGCCACCGGGGAAACGTGCTCAAGCGCTAAGCTTGCTGGCGACCGGTTCAGCATTGGCCATGGTGTTCGGTCTACCACTGGGCCGTATAGTTGGCCAGTATCTGGGCTGGCGCGTCACCTTTATCGCCATTGCGGTTGGTGCCACCATTGCCCTGATTCTATTGGCCCGCCTGCTACCGGTACTGCCAAGTGAACATTCCGGCTCACTGGCCAGCGTGCCAATATTGTTCAAGCGTCCAGAACTGGTCACCGTATATATGTTGACCATCATGGTCGTAACAGCAAACTTTACGGCTTACAGCTATATCGAACCCTTCATACAAAACGTGGCTGGACTGCCGGGAAGCTTCACGACGTTGATACTCCTGTTATTTGGCGCAGCAGGTATTCTGGGCAGCGTGCTGTACAGCCGTTACAGCGAGCGTTTTCCATCCGGCTTTATCATTGGTGCCATGGTGATGCTACTCGCCAGCCTGCTGCTATTGTTGCCGGCAGCTGGTCATCGACTTAGCCTGACGTTGCTCTGTGTGATATGGGGAGTATCGATTATGGCTATCGGTCTATCCATGCAATCCAAAGTATTAAATCTGGCGCCGGATGCCAGTGATATCGCCATGTCTATCTTCTCAGGTCTCTATAACTTTGGTATCGGTAGCGGTGCCTTGCTAGGCAATCAGGTCAGTTTACATATCGGCATGGATAAAATCGGTTATATAGGAGCGCCACTGGCATTGATAGCGCTTGGCTGGTGCCTGTTCAGCTTCTACCACAACACAAGACTGGTTAATTTTCGGATGAAGAAAGCACACAATCCGGATGTACATTCAATCCGTTAA
- a CDS encoding 3-oxoacyl-ACP synthase: MSVYINAVETYLPGPNVTNNELGEKIGFKPELIKKLFGNIGRHFTTNINTGKPTSTSADLVSIVIKKLLSNHHISKDEIDFVIVSSATPDCLLPTSVNQACFLVGMKNIETYQILSGCSGAIQALKLARELVSAPDNSLHRGIVIGVECAFKFLDFFSDDTRKKEMKEIVNYTLFGDGVGGCIISDTADGAGIELVDICFKYLGLDENVGQLANWRGIRNDIDYGPMLMEEYKLIESLVPKITKEMIEGLTSSLNKKADWLMPPQLSGSMVKKILSDTDYEADEIFSMVDEIGNTANAALFFQLKEFSDVSSPNETAIGVSVESSRWLSGGFILENKKGIL, from the coding sequence ATGAGCGTTTATATTAATGCGGTGGAGACGTATTTGCCAGGACCTAATGTTACTAATAATGAGCTTGGTGAGAAAATTGGTTTCAAACCAGAATTGATAAAGAAACTATTTGGTAACATTGGTCGACATTTTACTACAAATATAAATACAGGAAAACCAACTTCAACATCGGCTGATTTGGTATCGATAGTAATTAAAAAATTATTATCAAATCATCATATTTCAAAAGATGAGATAGATTTCGTTATTGTTTCATCCGCCACGCCTGATTGCCTTCTTCCTACCAGTGTCAATCAAGCCTGTTTCTTGGTGGGAATGAAAAATATAGAAACCTATCAGATTCTTTCGGGCTGTTCCGGCGCAATACAGGCGCTTAAGCTCGCTCGTGAATTGGTTTCTGCACCGGACAACTCATTGCACCGCGGGATTGTTATCGGTGTAGAGTGTGCTTTTAAGTTTCTTGATTTCTTCAGTGACGATACAAGAAAGAAAGAAATGAAAGAAATAGTAAATTATACCTTGTTTGGTGATGGTGTCGGAGGGTGTATTATCTCTGATACGGCTGATGGTGCCGGTATTGAATTAGTTGATATTTGTTTTAAGTATCTCGGCCTGGATGAGAATGTGGGACAACTTGCGAACTGGCGGGGAATAAGAAATGATATCGACTATGGGCCTATGCTGATGGAAGAGTATAAACTTATAGAAAGTCTTGTTCCTAAAATAACAAAGGAAATGATCGAGGGCTTGACCAGTTCATTAAACAAAAAAGCAGATTGGCTCATGCCACCACAATTATCGGGGAGCATGGTTAAGAAAATATTGTCTGATACTGATTATGAAGCAGATGAAATATTCAGTATGGTTGATGAGATAGGTAATACAGCGAATGCCGCATTATTTTTCCAGTTAAAAGAGTTTAGTGACGTTTCCTCTCCAAATGAAACGGCTATCGGTGTATCTGTCGAGTCATCACGATGGTTGTCGGGTGGTTTTATTCTGGAAAACAAAAAGGGAATTTTATAG
- a CDS encoding HAD-IIIC family phosphatase yields MEKDTALDKIAFSKRIDSTDKRIVRGVIFSDFNHKALNNLITYNIGKMGYFPEFYDEVYSNYFPHILGNMDAISDFNAHFHVYIIDGRFVEDGIGCARSADVIREKITEYKDRLEHVLNFSTQICKAHTFINTIHISEVILKQCTALNKRAEIKSLLDDFNAFIQSKSHIGSHVTVIDIQEFNTAGGSAEDGKLAQLLGLSVGLGTLDDMARSISSTLRMIMGKTIKCVVTDLDNTLWKGTLADDGIDNIIISDKQVGTGFLRYQRFLSNLYDQGIILAICSKNNLENVEAMFQRRSNELQISLDKFSVISANWDEKSTNIVKIAKELNISIEHMMFIDDSGYECAEVKTRCPEITVVDFSGDVAENVSWIITQDYFQRETLSNDDRLRNLTYSQNKIRTEMRKNYADNNDFLASLNMTLSIRRIDDATLDRISQLTLRTNQFNMTTRRMSVNDVAEFNRNSDNLIVALNCHDNIGDYGTIGAMFLRFSNERCYIDNFIMSCRIFGRQVEFAAIQWLFDLCKQKSIDIIEAAFIPTEKNKKFRSFYHDCGFDNTKDTIFNIVGQDNHHLAGKSHSVAIQEEILI; encoded by the coding sequence ATGGAAAAGGATACAGCATTAGATAAAATAGCGTTTTCTAAAAGAATTGATTCTACTGATAAACGTATTGTTAGGGGAGTAATATTCAGTGATTTCAACCATAAAGCATTGAATAATCTTATTACTTATAATATCGGTAAAATGGGATATTTCCCTGAGTTTTATGACGAGGTATACAGCAACTATTTCCCCCATATATTGGGTAATATGGATGCGATCAGTGATTTTAATGCACATTTTCATGTCTATATTATAGATGGTAGATTTGTTGAAGATGGGATTGGTTGCGCACGGTCAGCCGATGTTATCAGAGAAAAAATCACAGAATATAAGGACAGACTGGAGCATGTGTTGAACTTTTCAACCCAGATCTGTAAAGCACATACATTTATAAATACGATTCATATCAGTGAAGTTATTTTAAAGCAGTGTACCGCATTGAATAAAAGGGCCGAGATAAAGTCGCTGCTCGATGATTTCAACGCCTTTATCCAGTCAAAATCTCATATCGGCAGTCATGTCACGGTGATTGATATCCAAGAATTCAACACGGCGGGTGGCAGTGCTGAAGATGGCAAGCTGGCGCAATTGCTGGGGCTGTCCGTCGGCCTTGGCACACTGGATGACATGGCCAGATCGATTTCCTCTACATTACGAATGATCATGGGGAAAACCATTAAATGTGTGGTTACCGATCTGGATAATACGCTGTGGAAAGGCACGCTGGCTGATGATGGTATCGATAACATCATTATCAGCGATAAACAGGTCGGTACTGGATTTTTACGCTACCAACGTTTTTTGAGTAACTTGTACGATCAGGGGATTATTCTGGCGATATGCAGTAAAAATAACCTGGAAAATGTCGAGGCGATGTTTCAGCGCAGAAGCAACGAATTACAGATCTCACTAGATAAATTTTCGGTCATCAGTGCTAACTGGGATGAGAAAAGCACCAATATCGTCAAGATAGCCAAAGAGTTGAATATATCAATAGAACACATGATGTTCATTGATGATTCTGGTTATGAATGCGCAGAGGTCAAAACGCGATGCCCGGAAATTACGGTGGTCGATTTTTCTGGTGACGTTGCTGAAAATGTATCGTGGATTATTACCCAAGATTATTTTCAACGTGAAACTCTCAGTAATGATGACCGGTTACGGAATCTGACGTATTCGCAGAACAAAATCCGCACAGAAATGAGAAAGAATTACGCGGATAACAACGATTTTCTTGCCAGTCTGAATATGACGCTTAGCATCCGAAGGATTGATGATGCTACGCTTGATCGAATATCACAGCTCACGCTGAGAACCAATCAGTTTAATATGACGACCAGGCGAATGAGCGTGAATGATGTGGCTGAATTCAACCGTAACAGTGACAACCTGATTGTTGCATTGAATTGTCATGATAACATTGGGGATTATGGCACGATAGGTGCTATGTTTCTCAGATTCTCGAATGAACGTTGTTATATTGATAACTTTATCATGAGTTGCCGGATATTTGGTCGGCAAGTAGAGTTCGCTGCAATACAATGGTTATTTGATCTGTGTAAACAAAAAAGTATCGATATTATAGAAGCTGCATTTATTCCGACTGAAAAAAATAAAAAGTTTCGGTCTTTTTATCATGACTGCGGTTTTGATAATACAAAGGACACAATCTTCAATATCGTTGGTCAGGATAATCATCACTTGGCAGGAAAGAGCCATTCCGTTGCTATTCAAGAGGAGATATTAATATGA
- a CDS encoding phosphopantetheine-binding protein produces the protein MNLDEFISFINVKTGMSLLKEHVDIDLTNLSEWDSLTFVYMLMEIEKKNKLTLNVERVLQCTTLHDIYQAVSDEVAEGL, from the coding sequence ATGAATCTGGACGAGTTTATCAGCTTTATTAATGTTAAAACCGGGATGTCCTTACTCAAGGAACATGTGGATATTGATTTGACCAATTTATCAGAGTGGGACTCTTTGACCTTTGTTTATATGTTAATGGAAATTGAAAAGAAAAATAAGCTCACACTTAATGTTGAGCGAGTTTTACAGTGCACAACACTTCATGATATTTACCAGGCGGTCAGCGATGAAGTTGCAGAAGGTCTCTAA